Proteins encoded together in one Glandiceps talaboti chromosome 11, keGlaTala1.1, whole genome shotgun sequence window:
- the LOC144442429 gene encoding protein FAM124A-like, which translates to MTSTSSDDSFEGELGDPFVVSVHFIADKGEAVKLRDLFQPLLEWIDPEFKLFNIVERTESNGTSRHKLTNGDIYDSTPSLAVLLFLQEELLIGRMTTAQQYLAKSPWRFHHSVTPNGHYSLCPPNRQDFYVNSDDMPMWGVRQVHYGKEHLRFQIFCSETNWNDMIELYSLILGKSPDVKKVDFCYFTVFSQANVDVQLSLKRLSHKANPRTLNSSILQFKVKEVGSLVPLLPNTCCPISKRRWQTTDYDGNRLLLQVTKHSRRLGIDSGLSSQPRSRTESLLGKPHPGWFV; encoded by the exons ATGACATCTACATCAA GTGATGATTCGTTCGAAGGGGAATTAGGCGATCCGTTTGTTGTCAGTGTTCATTTTATTGCTGACAAAGGCGAGGCTGTCAAGCTTAGAGACCTTTTCCAACCTCTTCTAGAGTGGATTGATCCTGAATTCAAACTTTTCAACATTGTTGAACGAACAGAATCAAACGGAACGTCACGTCACAAACTAACGAACGGTGATATTTATGATAGTACGCCCTCTCTGGCGGTATTGTTGTTTCTCCAAGAGGAGCTCCTAATCGGCAGAATGACAACCGCACAACAATATCTTGCTAAATCACCGTGGAGGTTTCACCATAGTGTAACGCCAAATGGACACTATTCATTATGTCCGCCAAATCGTCAAGATTTCTACGTAAATTCAGACGACATGCCAATGTGGGGCGTAAGACAAGTCCATTATGGCAAAGAACACCTGAGGTTTCAAATTTTCTGTAGTGAGACAAACTGGAATGATATGATAGAACTTTATAGTTTGATTTTGGGAAAGTCCCCGGATGTGAAGAAAGTTGATTTCTGTTATTTCACAGTCTTTTCACAAGCTAACGTAGATGTACAACTTTCTCTGAAAAGACTGTCGCATAAAGCCAACCCAAGGACTTTGAATTCTTCCATCTTGCAGTTCAAAGTTAAGGAAGTGGGCAGCCTTGTGCCGCTTTTACCAAATACGTGTTGTCCAATCAGCAAACGACGATGGCAAACCACTGATTACGATGGCAACAGACTGTTATTACAAGTGACCAAACACAGCCGACGACTCGGAATTGATTCTGGCCTATCATCACAGCCTCGTTCAAGGACCGAGAGTTTATTAGGCAAACCACATCCAGGCTGGTTTGTGTAG